The Triticum dicoccoides isolate Atlit2015 ecotype Zavitan chromosome 6A, WEW_v2.0, whole genome shotgun sequence genome has a window encoding:
- the LOC119318732 gene encoding probable disease resistance protein RF9 yields the protein MSGLLGTVVDAAIGWLVQSILGSLFTGQMEAWTREIGLAEDVDKLKLEMKYVQMVLAAAKGRRIDNKPLSQSLEDLRDLLYDSEDVMDELDYYRLQQQIEQGKGCSAPTDVNPEASCMSSSTPSSAFEFIYKAASQITRPLSWALCGRKRKREEEEPGYSTMLPVEIKHDISKRINVIVDELCTIGNLVQRVLQVDTSCPIATSSGSQNTARNPRMTTSVPIESKVYGRDAERDKIIELMLINRKSSDLIVLPLVGAIGGVGKTTLARFVYRDERIVGLFDLRMWVCVSTDFSEVRLTREILEHVCEDRHEYENISNPDVLQNILLKNIRNKRFLLVLDDMWEDKDRSGWINFLAPLKSNQATGCMILATTRRKSVAKMIGTMVEVEVNGLDDKEFWLFFRACAFGDENYEGRPSLQSIGKEIAKALKGCPLAARSVGALLNTDVSYQHWTTVRDKWKSLEDADDILPILKLSYDYLPVHLQRCFSYCSLFPEDYQFKWEILVYAWISQSFVQCEDPTMRLEEAGQKYLDRLVDLGFFQKDGSCYVMHDLMHELAGTVSSNECATVHGLKHVAIRPSVRHFSIITTVFDKDEYGSLPKEKFDKILQKAGPLQKLRTFMLFGQSSIHLLGSLHTLCKKAKCLRFLRIWVAFTDMSFINSLLNLCHLRYLVCVSVVTPSVWSDGFYTNIAFPQALTRFYHLQVLNVGVQGNLVVPTDMHNLVNLRHLISHEKAHHAIACVGNMASLQELRFKVQNADSFEISQLQSMDELVQLEISQLENVKTKEEAMGARLFDKEYLEILSLSWEDNSTSLQPEAAKDVLEGLQPHHDLKSLEITGYGGATSPTWLSSTLSVTSLQILHLENCREWKILRSIEMPSLRKLTLIRMLNLMEISVPSLEELTLIDMPKLEKFIGSYGMELTSSLRVLMMKNCPQLNEFTLFQSYSSFDAQQKSWFTPLGKLSIGQCPRIMNNWPILPLREMRALKELELMDLHDVRELTVPSLEKLVLIRMPILEFCSSLTTSPPLQFLPSQGDEKEWTSNLRRLTIHDCPCLVVSHPLPPSGLITELSIRGVPTLPTMRVIERQFTIESNELSVLDDSILIFHNLRGITSFVIGHCPNLASLSSEAFSQLIALECLYIFNCPNLNKSNIMSEVLQGNSRSASSLFLPSLKKLQIVRCGVTGGWLTQMLSHSQSLEELRLTDCPQIKFLSIRQPRETVGTSSLGSAVMTSTEDEQELKLPYNLLCSLKILWIHDILDLEFCGNNRDFAGFTSLTELMLHDCPKLVSSLMGETNDDGTVEVGLLPPSLEDLSIHPLPENLQSFTPRGLVRLKKLSLSNGPCLKSVQLHSCTILKKLKITGCDQLAILEGLQYLSSFLSLKMEMNPEVSCAWDLKLLEQEQGGSQIQLFPSSLEELKIQKLTDRVQSRLLSRLPAITELKIKNSPELTSLQLGCCTALKELEIERCSSLASIEGLQFCRNLTSLKVLNSPGLGSCLELVSHQQGASGIWSGLKTLEISDASVLSTPFCKQLTSLTHLQFSYGGLVSLTEEQETALQLLTSLHELEFSWCQGLLSLPANLHRLTSLQSLSIHHCQSITRLPDMGLPHSLRRLDLGRCSEELRTQCRMAATEKLWVNIW from the exons ggaaaggttgtagtgctcccactgatGTTAATCCTGAGGCAAGCTGTATGTCCTCATCCACTCCATCTTCTGCTTTTGAATTCATATACAAAGCAGCAAGCCAAATAACTAGACCCCTGAGTTGGGCCTTGTGCGGCAGAAAAAGGAAACGTGAAGAGGAAGAGCCAGGTTATAGCACCATGCTGCCTGTTGAGATTAAACATGACATTTCTAAGAGGATCAATGTAATAGTGGATGAATTGTGCACTATTGGAAATCTTGTGCAGAGAGTTCTCCAGGTTGATACCTCATGCCCCATTGCAACATCAAGTGGGAGTCAAAATACTGCCAGGAATCCTCGCATGACAACTTCTGTTCCAATTGAATCTAAAGTGTACGGAAGGGATGCAGAGAGAGACAAGATAATAGAACTTATGCTGATAAACAGGAAATCTAGTGATCTCATTGTTTTGCCATTAGTCGGCGCCATTGGTGGTGTTGGGAAGACGACGCTTGCCAGATTTGTATACCGTGATGAAAGAATTGTAGGTCTTTTTGATCTTCGAATGTGGGTTTGTGTGTCCACTGACTTCAGTGAAGTGAGGCTAACACGTGAGATCCTAGAGCATGTATGTGAAGATAGACATGAGTATGAAAATATAAGCAATCCCGATGTACTGCAGAACATCCTTTTGAAGAATATCAGAAACAAAAGATTTCTGCTTGTATTGGACGATATGTGGGAagacaaagacaggagtgggtggaTTAATTTCTTGGCTCCTTTGAAAAGTAATCAAGCAACTGGTTGCATGATTTTAGCAACAACAAGAAGGAAATCAGTTGCAAAAATGATAGGAACAATGGTTGAGGTCGAAGTGAATGGTCTCGATGATAAGGAGTTCTGGCTTTTCTTCAGAGCATGTGCATTTGGTGATGAGAACTACGAGGGCCGTCCTAGTTTGCAATCTATTGGGAAAGAGATTGCTAAAGCACTAAAAGGCTGCCCACTGGCTGCACGAAGTGTCGGTGCACTTCTAAACACAGATGTTAGCTATCAGCATTGGACGACAGTTCGGGACAAATGGAAATCTCTTGAAGATGCTGATGATATTTTACCCATCTTGAAGCTCAGTTATGATTATCTTCCAGTCCACCTTCAGCGTTGTTTCTCTTACTGCTCTTTGTTTCCAGAGGATTACCAATTTAAATGGGAAATTTTGGTCTATGCTTGGATATCACAAAGTTTTGTGCAGTGCGAAGACCCTACGATGAGATTGGAGGAAGCAGGGCAGAAATATTTGGATAGATTAGTGGATTTGGGCTTCTTCCAAAAGGATGGCTCATGCTATGTTATGCATGATCTAATGCATGAATTGGCAGGGACGGTTTCATCAAATGAGTGTGCTACTGTACATGGATTGAAACATGTGGCAATTCGACCAAGTGTTCGCCATTTTTCAATCATAACAACTGTTTTTGATAAAGATGAATATGGCAGTCTTCCTAAGGAGAAGTTTGACAAAATACTTCAGAAGGCTGGGCCTTTGCAAAAATTAAGGACCTTTATGTTGTTTGGGCAAAGCAGCATACATTTATTAGGGTCCTTACATACTTTATGCAAGAAGGCAAAATGTTTACGGTTCCTAAGAATTTGGGTGGCATTTACTGACATGAGCTTTATAAACAGTTTATTAAATCTATGCCATCTTCGCTATCTTGTATGTGTTAGTGTTGTCACCCCGAGTGTTTGGTCAGATGGATTCTACACCAACATTGCATTTCCTCAAGCATTGACAAGATTTTATCACCTTCAAGTATTGAATGTGGGTGTTCAAGGCAACCTTGTTGTGCCTACCGATATGCATAATCTTGTTAATTTGCGCCATCTTATTTCTCATGAGAAAGCACATCATGCAATAGCTTGTGTTGGCAACATGGCGTCTCTTCAGGAACTaagattcaaagttcaaaatgCTGACAGTTTTGAGATAAGTCAACTTCAGTCCATGGATGAGCTTGTACAACTTGAAATTTCTCAACTTGAAAATGTGAAGACTAAAGAAGAGGCGATGGGAGCCAGGCTGTTCGACAAAGAGTATCTAGAAATATTGTCCTTGTCATGGGAGGATAACAGCACGAGCCTTCAACCAGAGGCAGCAAAGGACGTGCTTGAAGGTCTCCAACCACATCATGATCTCAAAAGTCTAGAAATAACAGGATATGGTGGTGCTACCTCCCCAACCTGGCTTTCCAGTACTCTCTCAGTCACCTCACTGCAGATACTTCATCTAGAGAACTGCAGGGAATGGAAAATTCTTCGATCTATTGAAATGCCTTCCCTTAGGAAGCTAACATTGATCAGGATGTTGAATTTGATGGAAATCTCAGTTCCTTCCTTGGAAGAGTTGACCTTGATTGATATGCCAAAATTGGAAAAATTTATTGGTTCTTATGGAATGGAATTGACTTCCAGTCTAAGGGTTTTGATGATGAAGAACTGCCCTCAACTGAATGAGTTCACTCTTTTCCAGAGTTACTCTTCTTTCGATGCACAGCAGAAGTCATGGTTTACGCCTCTTGGTAAACTCTCCATCGGGCAATGTCCTCGTATAATGAA CAACTGGCCAATCCTCCCACTAAGAGAAATGAGGGCGCTCAAggagttggagttgatggacctgcATGATGTCAGAGAATTAACAGTTCCTTCTCTGGAGAAGTTGGTGTTGATTAGAATGCCAATCCTGGAATTTTGCAGTAGTCTAACGACTTCTCCACCTCTGCAATTTTTACCTTCCCAAGGAGATGAAAAGGAATGGACATCGAATCTCCGTAGACTCACCATCCATGATTGCCCTTGTTTGGTAGTGTCACATCCTCTTCCACCTTCTGGTCTAATTACTGAGTTGTCCATCAGGGGAGTTCCTACACTTCCAACAATGAGAGTGATCGAAAGACAATTCACTATCGAATCTAATGAGTTGAGTGTGCTGGATGACAGTATCCTGATATTCCATAACCTTAGGGGCATAACATCATTTGTTATAGGGCACTGTCCAAATTTGGCCTCTCTTTCAAGTGAAGCTTTCAGCCAGCTCATCGCTTTAGAATGTTTATATATATTCAACTGCCCTAATCTGAATAAGTCAAACATTATGTCAGAGGTTCTCCAGGGAAACAGTAGGTCCGCAAGCAGCCTTTTTCTCCCATCTCTCAAAAAGCTACAGATTGTAAGATGCGGCGTAACAGGGGGGTGGCTAACGCAAATGCTTTCACATTCGCAGTCCCTTGAGGAGTTGCGATTAACTGACTGTCCACAGATAAAGTTTCTATCAATCAGACAACCTAGAGAAACGGTAGGTACCAGCAGTTTGGGTTCAGCAGTGATGACCTCAACGGAAGATGAACAGGAACTGAAACTGCCTTATAATCTCCTCTGTTCTCTCAAGATATTATGGATTCACGACATCCTGGATCTGGAGTTCTGTGGGAATAACAGAGACTTTGCAGGATTCACCTCTCTTACGGAGCTAATGCTTCATGACTGCCCCAAGCTGGTCTCATCGTTGATGGGTGAAACAAATGATGATGGCACAGTGGAAGTTGGATTACtcccaccatcacttgaagacctcAGCATCCATCCTCTCCCAGAAAACTTGCAGTCCTTCACTCCTCGAGGCCTTGTCCGCCTCAAAAAGTTAAGTCTAAGTAATGGCCCATGTTTGAAGTCTGTACAGCTGCATTCATGTACGATCCTAAAGAAGCTGAAAATCACAGGGTGTGACCAGCTGGCTATACTGGAGGGCTTGCAGTATCTCAGCTCCTTTCTCAGCTTGAAGATGGAGATGAATCCGGAGGTGTCTTGTGCATGGGATCTCAAACTGCTGGAGCAAGAACAGGGCGGCAGTCAAATTCAGCTGTTTCCTTCGTCACTTGAAGAACTTAAGATCCAGAAGCTCACAGATAGGGTCCAGTCCCGTCTTCTGTCCCGCCTTCCTGCCATCACCGAATTAAAAATCAAAAACAGTCCAGAATTGACGTCTCTACAGCTGGGATGCTGCACGGCACTAAAAGAGTTGGAAATTGAGCGCTGCAGCTCACTTGCGTCGATCGAGGGCCTCCAGTTCTGTAGAAACTTGACATCCTTGAAAGTACTTAACTCCCCTGGCCTGGGATCCTGTTTGGAGCTTGTGTCGCACCAGCAAGGGGCCTCTGGGATCTGGTCTGGACTGAAAACTCTTGAGATTAGTGACGCATCTGTCCTTTCCACCCCCTTCTGCAAACAGCTCACATCTCTAACACACCTACAATTTAGCTATGGGGGTTTAGTGAGCTTAACAGAGGAACAAGAGACAGCGTTGCAGCTTCTAACCTCACTCCATGAACTCGAATTCTCATGGTGCCAGGGTCTCTTGTCACTTCCTGCAAACCTTCATAGGCTGACCTCCCTCCAGTCGTTATCTATCCATCATTGTCAGAGCATCACAAGGCTGCCAGACATGGGCCTCCCACATTCACTCAGGAGACTTGACTTAGGCCGATGCAGCGAGGAATTACGTACACAATGCAGAATGGCAGCAACAGAGAAGCTATGGGTCAACATTTGGTAG